A section of the Candidatus Glassbacteria bacterium genome encodes:
- a CDS encoding M23 family metallopeptidase, which translates to MFSRAWTILLCSHNGRRRGQVHLTFPGLCILLLLAAAMLYFPGRAVVAALYKARNIHALARLEEQNRQLRAEVVKIDWEIALLAERFDSMQDENQIYRQIAGLDELEQEVLEVGIGGVTLDFDDDLMEFDSRLARRISRQDLTVDELLRRAGLARQSIQDSYTRVSEVSRRWSHLPSITPTSGYISSTFGRRIHPLFRQMHYHTGLDFSTSSGEPIFAPADGKVVHSAKSQGLGLTIVLDHDFGIKTIYGHCSRLTVKSGQEVHRGDVIGFVGRSGITTGPHLHYEVHVNGRPKNPFPYLLDLFPERL; encoded by the coding sequence ATGTTTTCCAGAGCCTGGACAATTCTTCTCTGCTCACACAACGGACGCCGTCGCGGTCAAGTTCACCTGACATTCCCGGGGCTTTGTATCTTGCTACTGCTTGCAGCTGCGATGCTTTATTTCCCCGGCAGGGCTGTGGTGGCGGCGCTGTACAAGGCCAGAAACATTCACGCTCTGGCCAGGCTGGAGGAACAGAACAGACAGCTCAGGGCGGAAGTGGTAAAGATCGACTGGGAAATTGCATTGCTGGCTGAGCGGTTTGACTCCATGCAGGACGAGAACCAGATTTACCGTCAGATTGCAGGGCTCGACGAACTGGAACAGGAAGTGCTCGAAGTGGGTATCGGTGGTGTAACTCTGGATTTCGACGACGACCTGATGGAATTCGACAGCAGGCTGGCTCGCAGAATAAGCCGTCAGGATTTGACCGTCGATGAACTGCTCCGGCGGGCTGGTCTTGCGCGGCAAAGCATTCAGGATTCCTATACGAGGGTCAGTGAAGTTTCCCGCCGCTGGAGCCACCTGCCGTCGATCACTCCCACCTCCGGATACATCTCCAGTACTTTCGGGCGCAGGATACATCCGCTGTTTCGTCAGATGCATTACCATACCGGACTCGATTTTTCGACTTCATCCGGTGAGCCGATTTTCGCTCCCGCCGACGGGAAAGTTGTGCACAGCGCCAAAAGCCAGGGACTGGGCCTGACGATAGTGCTGGATCACGATTTCGGCATCAAGACCATTTACGGCCATTGTTCCCGGCTGACTGTCAAGTCCGGCCAGGAAGTGCACCGCGGAGACGTCATCGGTTTCGTCGGCCGCAGCGGGATTACCACCGGGCCGCACCTGCATTACGAAGTCCATGTCAACGGCCGGCCCAAGAATCCGTTCCCTTACCTTCTGGACCTGTTCCCAGAACGCCTCTGA